In Helianthus annuus cultivar XRQ/B chromosome 8, HanXRQr2.0-SUNRISE, whole genome shotgun sequence, a single genomic region encodes these proteins:
- the LOC110870498 gene encoding uncharacterized protein LOC110870498 — translation MEAYGINLASCFRAVPGDSSSVVFWKERWLGGESLQNRFQCLYVLERKKNVKISERVKILDGSVVMNFNWLRQPATMDKVAELQNMSLELFAATLGNGEDRWSWELDDSGNFSVKSLKRCLQSARFSDLGNDFVWNNWIPTKVNFLAWRLSLDRVPTLAALAYRNVVMGETRCRICVLLDEEADHLFVGCELAQHVWNFVSQWCKISSIFAFRVKDILDWHKQVRGCRKWRKLVYAIMQVALWVVWQSRNDLVFNDKEVSIDRITNEIKQLGFLWIGSRLSLKEITWEEWCNLENSGKWL, via the coding sequence ATGGAAGCGTATGGGATAAATCTGGCCAGTTGCTTTCGGGCCGTTCCTGGTGATAGTAGTTCGGTTGTGTTTTGGAAGGAACGTTGGTTAGGAGGAGAATCACTGCAAAATAGGTTCCAATGCTTGTACGtgttagaaagaaaaaaaaatgttaagATATCGGAGCGTGTTAAAATTTTAGACGGAAGCGTGGTGATGAACTTCAACTGGTTACGGCAGCCAGCGACAATGGACAAAGTGGCTGAACTACAGAATATGTCCTTGGAATTGTTTGCCGCAACGTTGGGGAATGGGGAAGATCGATGGAGCTGGGAATTGGATGATTCGGGGAATTTTTCAGTAAAGAGTCTTAAAAGATGTTTGCAATCCGCTCGGTTTTCGGATTTGGGGAATGATTTTGTGTGGAATAATTGGATTCCAACCAAGGTTAATTTTTTAGCTTGGAGATTATCACTAGATCGGGTACCAACGTTAGCAGCACTAGCTTATAGGAATGTTGTCATGGGTGAAACACGGTGCAGAATTTGTGTCCTGTTGGACGAAGAAGCTGACCATTTGTTCGTGGGTTGTGAGTTAGCTCAGCATGTGTGGAATTTTGTGTCACAATGGTGCAAGATATCAAGTATTTTTGCCTTTCGAGTTAAAGACATTCTGGATTGGCACAAGCAGGTTAGGGGATGTAGAAAATGGAGGAAACTAGTGTACGCTATTATGCAGGTAGCTTTATGGGTTGTATGGCAGAGCAGGAATGATTTGGTGTTTAATGATAAAGAAGTTAGTATCGACCGGATAACGAATGAGATAAAGCAGTTGGGCTTCTTATGGATCGGTAGTCGTTTGAGCCTAAAAGAGATAACGTGGGAAGAATGGTGTAATCTTGAAAATTCCGGAAAGTGGTTGTAG